In Choloepus didactylus isolate mChoDid1 chromosome 18, mChoDid1.pri, whole genome shotgun sequence, a single genomic region encodes these proteins:
- the PLD6 gene encoding mitochondrial cardiolipin hydrolase has product MRQLRWQVAAAAAVSLALALEALPAALRWLRGGRRRRREVLFFPSQVTCTEALLQAPGAAAGPAGCLCSLPHGESSLSRLLRALLDARASLELCLFAFSSPQLGRAVQLLHQRGVRVRVITDCDYMALNGSQIGLLRKAGIQVRHDQDLGYMHHKFAVVDRRLLVTGSLNWTTQAIQNNRENVLLMEDEELVRLFLEEFERIWEEFNPRKYTFFPRRESPPRAAASACPGPQGRGRL; this is encoded by the exons ATGCGGCAGTTGCGCTGGCAGGTGGCGGCCGCGGCGGCCGTGAGCCTCGCGCTGGCGCTGGAGGCGCTGCCCGCGGCGCTGCGCTGGCTGcggggcgggcggcggcggcggcgcgagGTGCTCTTCTTCCCGTCGCAGGTGACCTGCACCGAGGCGCTGCTGCAGGCTCCGGGCGCGGCGGCGGGGCCCGCGGGCTGCCTGTGCAGCCTGCCCCACGGCGAGAGCTCGCTGAGCCGCCTGCTGCGCGCCCTCCTGGACGCCCGCGCCAGCCTCGAGCTCTGCCTCTTCGCCTTCTCCAGCCCGCAGCTGGGCCGCGCCGTGCAGCTGCTGCACCAGCGCGGGGTGCGCGTCCGGGTCATCACCGACTGCGACTACATGGCGCTCAACGGCTCGCAGATCGGCCTGCTGCGCAAGGCGG GCATCCAGGTGCGGCACGACCAGGACCTGGGCTACATGCACCACAAGTTCGCCGTCGTGGACCGGAGGCTGCTGGTCACCGGCTCGCTCAACTGGACCACGCAGGCCATCCAGAACAACCGCGAGAACGTGCTGCTCATGGAGGACGAGGAGCTCGTGCGGCTCTTCCTGGAGGAGTTCGAGCGCATCTGGGAGGAGTTCAACCCCAGGAAGTACACCTTCTTCCCGCGCAGGGAGTCGCCGCCGAGGGCCGCGGCCAGCGCGTGTCCAGGGCCGCAGGGGCGAGGCCGGCTGTGA